A region of Lycium barbarum isolate Lr01 chromosome 1, ASM1917538v2, whole genome shotgun sequence DNA encodes the following proteins:
- the LOC132636435 gene encoding uncharacterized protein LOC132636435: MGKRLGRGGRREELPSPSMLTRAVDSVFDFVRLAEFEILFVLFFLVAFLIFKDLTSRPEYNQILVKKPDWWPY; this comes from the exons ATGGGGAAGAGATTAGGGAGAGGTGGAAGAAGGGAGGAGCTTCCCTCGCCGTCGATGTTGACTCGTGCAGTGGACTCAGTATTCGATTTCGTGAGATTAGCAGAGTTCGAGATCCTCTTCGTCCTCTTCTTTCTTGTTGCTTTTCTCATTTTCAAGGATCTC ACTTCAAGGCCAGAGTATAATCAGATTTTAGTGAAGAAGCCAGATTGGTGGCCTTATTAG